A genomic stretch from Serratia entomophila includes:
- the tssG gene encoding type VI secretion system baseplate subunit TssG produces MSADISETALAPPRITALHRLPEDFWLRLSQAPYKHDLFQLLRRLDAQGGQPYLLGRAPLPRHEMLRLGQEPSLSFAPSTLAQVSPRPQSPLHDVSIFSFGLFGPNGPLPLHLTEYVRERVYHHQDTTLLAFANLFHHRLTLLFYRAWADAQPTVSLDRPDNRRFDDYLSSLIGIGQPAQRERDSINAHAKHFMAGHLIRHSRDPEGLSKILQQYFKVPVRIVENVPHWLRVEKREQARLKAGRGVPRLGESSFLGIAVRDIQHKFRIELGPMSLHDYTRFLPGAELCRQLRDWVRQYLGIEFVWELRLILEKDQLQGTQLGGAQRLGLSSWLADARRLRALDDLTFSPEPLEKPF; encoded by the coding sequence ATGAGTGCAGACATCAGCGAAACGGCGCTGGCGCCGCCGAGGATCACCGCGCTGCACCGTCTGCCGGAAGATTTCTGGCTGCGGCTGAGCCAGGCGCCCTATAAGCACGACCTGTTTCAACTGCTGCGCCGCCTCGACGCTCAGGGCGGCCAGCCTTATCTGCTGGGGCGCGCCCCGCTGCCGCGCCACGAAATGCTGCGGCTGGGGCAAGAGCCTTCGCTGTCGTTCGCCCCCTCGACGCTGGCGCAGGTCAGCCCAAGGCCGCAAAGCCCGCTGCACGACGTCTCTATTTTCAGCTTCGGCCTGTTCGGCCCCAACGGGCCACTGCCGCTGCACCTGACCGAATACGTGCGCGAACGGGTTTACCACCACCAGGACACCACCCTGCTGGCCTTCGCCAACCTGTTCCATCACCGGCTGACGCTGCTGTTTTACCGCGCCTGGGCCGATGCGCAGCCGACGGTTTCTCTGGATCGCCCGGACAACCGGCGTTTTGACGACTACCTTTCCAGCCTGATCGGCATCGGGCAGCCGGCACAGCGGGAACGCGACAGCATCAACGCCCACGCTAAACATTTTATGGCCGGTCATCTGATCCGCCACAGCCGCGATCCGGAAGGCCTGAGCAAAATCTTGCAGCAGTACTTCAAGGTGCCGGTGCGCATAGTGGAAAACGTGCCGCACTGGCTGCGGGTGGAAAAACGCGAACAGGCGCGACTCAAGGCCGGCCGCGGTGTGCCACGCCTCGGCGAATCTTCGTTCCTCGGCATTGCGGTGCGCGATATCCAGCACAAGTTTCGCATCGAGCTGGGGCCGATGTCGCTGCACGACTATACGCGTTTCCTGCCCGGCGCCGAGCTGTGCCGGCAGTTGCGCGACTGGGTGCGCCAATATCTGGGCATCGAATTTGTCTGGGAACTGCGGCTGATTCTGGAAAAGGATCAGTTGCAGGGCACGCAACTCGGCGGCGCTCAACGCCTGGGGTTGAGCAGCTGGCTGGCCGACGCCCGCCGCCTGCGCGCGCTCGACGATCTGACCTTCAGCCCCGAACCGCTGGAAAAGCCGTTTTGA
- a CDS encoding type VI secretion system accessory protein TagJ, producing the protein MKSLASMLQGGSISAAVGAVENEIKARPADADLRATLVQLLCLSGNWQRANAQLKSWQALKPIAQPTTLLLMQSVNAELQRQAVFAGNATPALLQQNQPWLQQMLQALRLDAQGETGQAQALRDSALEAAPASAGQLTLAQGEQEQSLAFEWLTDGDGRLGPVCELALNGAYYWLPFADIAEIQFQAPQSAIDLVWSHALVRLRDGREQVCQLPARYPLAENSDDALLLGQRTAWLPLGDGPHYAGLGLKTWLSESDEFPLHSLRQLSFGAGA; encoded by the coding sequence GTGAAATCATTAGCAAGCATGTTGCAAGGCGGCTCGATCAGCGCCGCTGTCGGCGCAGTGGAAAATGAAATCAAAGCGCGGCCGGCGGATGCCGATCTGCGCGCTACCTTGGTGCAACTGCTGTGCCTGAGCGGCAACTGGCAGCGCGCCAACGCGCAGCTGAAGTCCTGGCAGGCGCTGAAGCCTATCGCCCAACCGACCACCCTGCTGCTGATGCAGTCGGTCAACGCTGAACTGCAGCGACAGGCGGTATTTGCCGGCAACGCCACGCCGGCGCTGCTGCAGCAAAACCAGCCCTGGCTGCAGCAGATGCTTCAGGCGTTGCGCCTGGATGCGCAAGGCGAAACCGGGCAGGCGCAGGCGCTGCGCGACAGCGCGCTTGAGGCCGCCCCAGCCAGCGCCGGGCAGCTGACGTTGGCGCAGGGTGAGCAGGAACAGAGCCTGGCCTTCGAGTGGCTGACCGACGGCGACGGCCGCCTTGGCCCGGTGTGCGAACTGGCGCTGAACGGCGCCTATTACTGGCTGCCGTTCGCCGATATCGCCGAAATTCAGTTCCAGGCGCCGCAAAGCGCCATCGATCTGGTGTGGAGCCATGCGCTGGTGCGGCTGCGCGACGGCCGTGAGCAGGTCTGCCAACTGCCCGCCCGCTACCCGCTGGCGGAAAACAGCGACGACGCCCTGCTGCTCGGCCAACGCACAGCATGGCTGCCGCTGGGCGACGGCCCGCACTACGCCGGCCTGGGGCTGAAAACCTGGCTGAGCGAGAGCGATGAGTTTCCGCTGCACAGCCTGCGCCAACTGAGCTTTGGCGCGGGTGCCTGA
- the tagH gene encoding type VI secretion system-associated FHA domain protein TagH, whose translation MRFSIVKNKNGQVPPQSSCDFLPPGGTIGRSVDNNLVLPDEERAISRLQAIVHISADGECRVTNRGNVTRVLLNDIPLERGRQVELQDGDMLGIDDYQIQVSALQQHAAPPAQAARAAEAAPAPTPAPPAKEKSAGPIPNEIWDSLVEEFTPNAPAAAAPAPAVTHDNHPLLETPQPELNPADPLAQLAGNVDLHQLQRQETDPAALFNTDTTFDRDPILADTTPSALLAERRPAATRQPEPVKASPAMAEKQEQELDPLALFGGSSAPASPDALNGNDPLGLLMGGAVPLAQPEAEPPAQPPMPPQMATTPEAPQPPPVAPPLPAAKPEPAPQFQRQEPAVQQPRPRPGNRLGIDPVAYQAARPQNGAAANGNRLEGPLLAALLQGIGLDDLQPQPHFDEQQIRQAGRLLSLFSQGTVALLSSRSILKRGVKAEMTMILDEANNPFKLLPSGKTVLMQMFGSQMPGFMPPEQAVRDALIDLQAHQLGMIAGIRAIIAAMLQSFNPERLEEEARKEGAAPRLALPANRKAALWDYFVKSYQQTSGEIEDDFHTLFGEAFLHAYDVEVNQYKDSQTKPDA comes from the coding sequence ATGCGATTTTCTATTGTAAAAAACAAAAATGGCCAGGTTCCACCGCAGAGCAGCTGCGATTTCCTGCCGCCGGGCGGCACCATCGGCCGCAGCGTAGACAACAATCTGGTATTGCCGGACGAAGAGCGCGCCATCTCGCGCCTGCAGGCAATCGTGCATATTTCCGCTGACGGCGAATGCCGGGTGACCAACCGCGGCAACGTGACCCGGGTGCTGCTTAACGATATTCCGCTGGAGCGCGGCCGCCAGGTAGAGCTGCAGGACGGCGACATGCTGGGTATCGACGACTATCAAATTCAGGTCAGCGCGCTGCAACAGCACGCCGCACCGCCGGCCCAGGCGGCCAGAGCCGCTGAGGCTGCGCCAGCCCCAACGCCGGCGCCCCCAGCCAAAGAAAAATCCGCCGGGCCAATTCCCAATGAGATCTGGGACAGCCTGGTGGAGGAGTTTACGCCAAACGCCCCCGCTGCCGCCGCCCCGGCCCCGGCCGTGACTCATGATAACCATCCGCTGCTGGAAACCCCGCAACCCGAACTGAACCCGGCGGATCCGCTGGCGCAGCTGGCGGGCAACGTCGACCTGCACCAGCTGCAGCGGCAGGAAACCGATCCGGCCGCGCTGTTCAATACCGACACCACGTTCGACCGCGACCCTATTCTGGCCGACACCACCCCCAGCGCCCTGTTGGCCGAACGGCGCCCGGCGGCGACGCGGCAGCCCGAGCCGGTGAAGGCGTCGCCCGCTATGGCGGAGAAGCAAGAGCAGGAGCTGGATCCGCTGGCGCTGTTTGGCGGCTCTTCCGCGCCGGCCTCGCCCGACGCCCTGAACGGCAACGATCCTTTGGGCCTGCTGATGGGGGGTGCAGTGCCGCTGGCGCAGCCGGAAGCGGAGCCCCCGGCTCAACCGCCAATGCCGCCGCAGATGGCCACCACACCAGAGGCGCCGCAGCCGCCGCCTGTCGCCCCGCCGCTCCCGGCGGCAAAACCGGAACCGGCGCCGCAGTTCCAGCGCCAGGAACCGGCGGTACAGCAGCCGCGTCCGCGCCCGGGCAACCGCCTGGGCATCGATCCGGTCGCTTATCAGGCCGCCCGGCCGCAAAACGGCGCCGCGGCGAACGGCAATCGGCTGGAGGGCCCGCTGCTGGCGGCATTGCTGCAGGGCATTGGCCTGGATGACCTGCAGCCGCAGCCGCATTTCGATGAACAGCAGATCCGCCAGGCCGGCCGGCTGCTGAGCCTGTTCTCTCAGGGCACCGTCGCCCTGCTCTCCTCGCGCTCAATTCTCAAACGCGGCGTGAAGGCGGAGATGACCATGATCCTCGACGAGGCCAACAACCCGTTCAAGCTGCTGCCCTCCGGCAAAACGGTATTGATGCAGATGTTCGGCAGCCAGATGCCGGGCTTTATGCCGCCGGAACAGGCGGTGCGCGATGCGCTGATCGACCTGCAGGCGCACCAGTTGGGGATGATCGCCGGCATCCGCGCCATCATCGCCGCCATGCTGCAGTCGTTCAATCCGGAGCGTCTCGAAGAGGAAGCGCGCAAGGAAGGCGCGGCGCCGCGTCTGGCGCTGCCTGCCAATCGCAAGGCGGCATTGTGGGATTATTTCGTGAAAAGCTACCAGCAGACCTCCGGAGAAATCGAAGACGACTTCCACACCCTGTTCGGCGAAGCCTTCCTGCACGCCTATGACGTTGAAGTGAATCAATATAAAGACTCACAGACCAAACCGGACGCGTAA
- the tssH gene encoding type VI secretion system ATPase TssH, with amino-acid sequence MSEISRSVLFGKLDSLLFTSLESATAFCKLRGNPYVELAHWLHQLIQSPDGDLQQVIRHFALDEAQLARDIVEALDRLPRGASAISDLSEHIDSAVERAWVYGSLKFGAARIRGGHLLLAILKTYSLRHLLKAISAQFDRVNADLLMDQFAAITAQSAENALEPTAENGAEGEPGAPRAGGSVLAQYAQDLTAKARNGEIDPVAGRDEEIRQIVDILMRRRQNNPLLTGEAGVGKTAVVEGLALRIVAGDVPPQLRDVQLYLLDIGMLQAGAGVKGEFEKRLQTVIDEVQSSPTPIILFIDEIHTLIGAGGAQGTGDAANLLKPALARGQLRTVGATTWSEYKKYIEKDPALTRRFQVVQVHEPSEDKALLMLRSTVSPLEQHHRILLLDEAVDAAVRLSHRYIPARQLPDKAVALLDTACARVAVSQHAEPAQVEDCRHRIDALQIELEIARREAKVGIGNPQRPQEIETQLAALQQELEQLTARWQEELALIRQIIDLRAQLHRQEAEPADDETELQPAPSADELRTQLSELQQRLNALQGEAPLIFAAVDANIVAAVVSDWTGIPLGRMVKNEIEAVLQLSDTLNQRVIGQRHALDLIARRVRTARARLDDPNKPVGVFLLAGPSGVGKTETALALAETLYGGEQNVITINMSEFQESHTVSTLKGAPPGYVGYGEGGVLTEAVRRRPYSVVLLDEIEKAHPDVHEIFFQVFDKGWMEDGEGRHIDFRNTIIILTSNVGTDLIAGLCSDPDLMPEPEALSGALREPLLSVFPAALLGRLLVVPYYPLTDATLGNIVRLQLGRVQRRLAENHDIACTFDDAVIEQIVSRCTEVESGGRMVDAILTNTLLPQISHTLLTGSANDQRYRQLHIALQQNEFICQFQA; translated from the coding sequence ATGTCTGAAATCAGCCGCTCGGTATTATTCGGCAAACTGGATAGCCTGTTATTCACCTCTCTGGAAAGTGCGACGGCGTTTTGCAAGCTGCGCGGGAACCCCTACGTTGAGCTGGCCCACTGGCTGCATCAGCTGATACAATCGCCGGACGGCGATCTGCAACAGGTGATCCGCCACTTCGCGCTGGACGAAGCGCAGCTGGCACGCGATATCGTCGAGGCGCTCGACCGTCTGCCGCGCGGCGCCAGCGCGATTTCCGATCTCTCCGAGCACATCGACAGCGCGGTGGAACGCGCCTGGGTGTATGGTTCGCTGAAATTCGGCGCCGCCCGCATCCGCGGCGGCCATCTGCTGCTCGCCATTCTCAAAACCTACAGCCTGCGCCATCTGCTGAAGGCCATCTCCGCCCAGTTCGATCGCGTCAACGCCGATCTGCTGATGGACCAGTTTGCCGCCATTACCGCCCAGTCTGCGGAGAACGCACTGGAGCCGACGGCGGAAAACGGCGCCGAAGGCGAGCCGGGCGCGCCGCGCGCCGGCGGCAGCGTGCTGGCGCAGTATGCTCAGGATCTGACCGCCAAGGCGCGCAACGGCGAGATTGACCCGGTCGCCGGGCGTGACGAAGAGATCCGGCAAATTGTCGATATCCTGATGCGTCGCCGCCAAAATAATCCGCTGCTGACCGGCGAAGCCGGGGTCGGCAAAACCGCGGTGGTAGAGGGCCTGGCGCTGCGCATCGTGGCCGGTGACGTGCCGCCGCAGCTGCGCGACGTGCAGCTGTATCTGCTGGATATCGGCATGCTGCAGGCCGGCGCCGGGGTCAAAGGCGAGTTTGAAAAACGCCTGCAAACGGTGATCGACGAAGTGCAGTCCAGCCCGACGCCGATCATTTTGTTTATCGACGAAATCCATACGCTGATCGGCGCCGGTGGCGCGCAGGGCACCGGCGACGCCGCCAACCTGCTGAAGCCGGCGCTGGCGCGCGGCCAGCTGCGCACCGTCGGCGCCACCACCTGGTCAGAATACAAAAAATACATTGAGAAAGATCCGGCGCTGACCCGCCGCTTCCAGGTGGTTCAGGTGCATGAGCCGAGCGAGGACAAGGCGCTGCTGATGCTGCGCAGCACCGTCAGCCCGCTGGAACAGCACCACCGCATACTGCTGCTGGACGAAGCGGTCGACGCCGCGGTGCGCCTGTCGCATCGCTATATTCCGGCGCGCCAACTGCCGGACAAAGCGGTGGCGCTGTTGGATACCGCCTGCGCGCGCGTGGCGGTCAGCCAGCATGCGGAGCCTGCGCAGGTGGAAGACTGCCGCCACCGCATCGACGCCCTGCAGATCGAGCTGGAGATCGCCCGGCGCGAAGCCAAGGTCGGCATCGGCAATCCACAGCGCCCGCAGGAAATCGAAACCCAGCTGGCCGCGCTGCAGCAGGAGCTGGAACAGCTCACCGCCCGCTGGCAGGAAGAGCTGGCCCTGATCCGGCAGATTATCGATCTGCGCGCTCAGCTGCACCGGCAGGAAGCCGAGCCGGCCGACGACGAAACCGAATTACAGCCCGCCCCTTCCGCCGATGAGCTGCGCACGCAGCTGAGTGAACTGCAGCAGCGGCTGAATGCCCTGCAGGGTGAAGCGCCGCTGATTTTCGCCGCGGTCGACGCCAACATCGTGGCGGCGGTGGTCTCCGACTGGACCGGCATCCCGCTGGGCCGCATGGTGAAAAACGAAATCGAGGCGGTGCTGCAGCTGTCGGATACGCTGAATCAGCGGGTCATCGGCCAGCGGCATGCGCTGGATCTGATCGCCCGCCGGGTGCGCACCGCGCGCGCGCGCCTGGACGATCCGAACAAACCGGTCGGGGTGTTCCTGCTGGCCGGGCCTTCCGGCGTGGGTAAAACCGAAACCGCGCTGGCGCTGGCGGAAACGCTGTACGGCGGCGAGCAGAACGTCATTACCATCAACATGAGCGAATTCCAGGAATCGCACACCGTCTCGACGCTGAAAGGCGCGCCCCCTGGCTACGTCGGCTACGGCGAAGGCGGCGTGTTGACCGAAGCGGTGCGCCGCCGGCCGTACAGCGTAGTGCTGCTGGACGAGATCGAGAAGGCGCATCCGGACGTGCACGAGATCTTCTTCCAGGTGTTCGACAAAGGCTGGATGGAGGACGGCGAAGGCCGCCATATCGATTTTCGCAACACCATCATCATTCTCACCTCCAACGTCGGCACCGATCTGATTGCCGGGTTGTGCAGCGATCCGGATCTGATGCCGGAACCGGAGGCGCTGAGCGGCGCCCTGCGCGAACCGCTGCTGTCGGTATTCCCGGCGGCGCTGCTCGGCCGTCTGCTGGTCGTGCCTTATTACCCGCTGACCGACGCCACGCTGGGCAACATCGTGCGCCTGCAGCTGGGCCGCGTGCAGCGCCGCCTGGCGGAGAACCACGATATTGCCTGCACCTTCGACGACGCGGTGATCGAGCAGATCGTCAGCCGCTGCACCGAGGTGGAATCCGGCGGCCGCATGGTCGACGCCATCCTGACCAACACGCTGCTGCCGCAGATCAGCCACACCCTGCTGACCGGCAGCGCCAACGACCAGCGCTATCGCCAACTGCATATCGCGCTGCAGCAGAACGAGTTTATTTGTCAATTTCAGGCATAA
- a CDS encoding type VI secretion system baseplate subunit TssE, which produces MSNKRLTHHDDGDLRRQGYRFRQDSERLTSRDKMQPVLLDMLTDDEPQKNQEAQLRNLVSHSELRRRVLRDLQWLFNCVNSESNLDLGDFPQVRRSTLNYGIASLAGKRMSDIEWLDIQRALTESILNFEPRILPEGLQVRCISDTGSLELHNVLSIEIKGRLWCVPYPLEFLFRTDVDLENGHFDLKDIG; this is translated from the coding sequence ATGAGCAACAAGCGACTCACCCATCATGATGACGGCGATCTGCGCCGTCAGGGCTATCGCTTCCGCCAGGACAGCGAGCGCCTGACGTCGCGCGACAAAATGCAGCCGGTGCTGCTCGACATGCTGACCGACGACGAGCCGCAAAAAAATCAGGAAGCCCAGCTGCGCAACCTGGTGTCGCACAGCGAGCTGCGCCGCCGGGTGCTGCGCGATCTGCAGTGGCTGTTCAACTGCGTCAACAGCGAATCCAATCTCGATCTGGGCGACTTCCCGCAGGTGCGGCGCTCGACGCTGAACTACGGCATCGCCTCGCTGGCCGGCAAACGCATGTCGGACATCGAGTGGCTGGACATCCAGCGCGCCCTGACCGAATCCATTCTCAATTTTGAACCGCGCATTCTGCCCGAAGGGCTGCAGGTGCGCTGCATCTCTGACACCGGCTCGCTGGAGCTGCACAACGTGTTGTCGATCGAAATCAAGGGCCGCCTGTGGTGCGTGCCCTATCCGCTGGAGTTTCTGTTCCGTACCGACGTGGATCTGGAAAACGGCCACTTCGATCTGAAAGACATAGGGTAA
- a CDS encoding PP2C family protein-serine/threonine phosphatase, with amino-acid sequence MNITIASTSNQGGRDSNQDQTGEVIGNRAACFVVCDGIAGFPGGDIAARLARDTILQNFDGEKHMNAQSIRQHISSANAAIHQQQRQSEEYSKMGTTLVSLFIDRDYQLAYWAHAGDSRLYLFRRGYLYAVTTDHSLIQQMQDAGYQTSGINSNLLYFALGLNEERDASYSDVLQLEDGDVFLLCTDGFWHSFTQAELEQSLHMVNSPSEWIALMQQAWKKNNNSDNYSAIAVWIGSPQETTLLHSLADAERFLSRD; translated from the coding sequence ATGAATATCACTATAGCTTCTACCTCCAATCAGGGCGGCCGCGACTCCAATCAGGATCAGACCGGCGAAGTGATCGGCAACCGCGCCGCCTGTTTCGTGGTGTGCGACGGCATAGCCGGCTTTCCCGGCGGCGACATCGCCGCCCGGCTGGCGCGCGACACCATCCTGCAAAACTTCGATGGCGAAAAGCACATGAATGCGCAGAGCATTCGTCAGCACATTTCGAGCGCCAATGCGGCTATCCATCAGCAGCAACGGCAGTCGGAGGAATACAGCAAGATGGGCACCACGCTGGTCAGCCTGTTTATCGACCGCGACTATCAGCTGGCCTACTGGGCGCACGCCGGCGACAGCCGCCTGTATCTGTTCCGCCGCGGCTACCTCTATGCCGTCACCACCGACCACAGTCTGATCCAGCAAATGCAGGACGCCGGTTATCAAACCAGCGGCATCAACAGCAACCTGCTGTATTTCGCGCTGGGCCTGAACGAAGAACGCGACGCCAGCTACAGCGACGTGCTGCAGTTGGAAGACGGCGACGTTTTCCTGCTGTGCACCGACGGTTTCTGGCACAGCTTTACCCAGGCAGAACTGGAGCAATCGCTGCATATGGTCAACTCCCCCAGCGAGTGGATCGCCCTGATGCAGCAGGCATGGAAGAAAAACAATAACAGCGATAACTACAGCGCTATCGCCGTCTGGATCGGCTCACCGCAGGAAACCACCCTGCTGCATTCGCTGGCGGATGCGGAGCGGTTTCTGTCCCGCGACTGA
- the tssF gene encoding type VI secretion system baseplate subunit TssF has protein sequence MDGKLLEYYNRELAYLREMGAEFAEQYPKVAGRLGMRGIDVADPYIERLMEGFAFLTSRVQLKMDAEFPRFSQRLLEIIYPNYLSPTPSMAIAELQPDSSKGDISSGFVVPRGTMMDSQTLKKSGITCSYTTAHDVTLQPVRLKSVELSGIPADIPLASLGLQHSGCVSALRIRLECYESVTLNNLQLDQLMFYLAGPDLQAQQLLELLMQHSVGMVCQTVEAQPQRRVLALDGLRQEGFAADQALLPNDLRNFEGYRLLQEYFAFPARFQFFSVSGIKPLLQSVREGKKALRQFEILVLLDRQDAALERVIDVAHLALHCTPVINLFPKVAERIKVSEKSHEYHLVVDNIRPLDYEVFSVQRLGGSASEKRYEQEFRPFYSTLSADDGNYGAYFSLRREQRTLSEHARRYGTRTGYVGSEVFVSLVDERQSPWHSDLKYLTADVLCTSRDLPLMLLQQDQGNFVMPDSIPIKQVTLKKGPTPPRPALAEGMITWRLISQLQLNYLSMMDGDPQQGAASLRQLLGLYGNLSEPAVAKQIQGVRHCNLRPVYRRVPEPGPIVFARGIAIDLTVDEQAFSGSSPYLLGSVLERLFSRLVAMNTFTEVTLSSQQRGEIAHWQARMGKRTLI, from the coding sequence ATGGACGGAAAACTTTTAGAGTATTACAACCGCGAGTTGGCCTATCTGCGCGAGATGGGCGCAGAGTTCGCCGAGCAATATCCGAAGGTGGCGGGCCGCCTCGGCATGCGCGGCATCGACGTGGCGGATCCCTACATCGAGCGGCTGATGGAGGGGTTCGCCTTCCTTACCTCGCGCGTGCAGCTGAAGATGGACGCGGAGTTTCCGCGTTTCTCCCAGCGCCTGCTGGAAATTATCTACCCTAACTACCTGTCGCCGACGCCGTCGATGGCGATCGCCGAACTGCAGCCGGACAGCAGCAAAGGCGACATCAGCAGCGGCTTTGTGGTGCCGCGCGGCACCATGATGGACAGCCAGACGCTGAAAAAGAGCGGCATCACCTGCAGCTACACCACCGCGCACGACGTCACCCTGCAGCCGGTGCGGCTGAAAAGCGTCGAGCTGAGCGGCATTCCGGCGGATATCCCGCTGGCCAGCCTGGGCCTGCAACACAGCGGCTGCGTCAGCGCGCTGCGCATCCGTCTGGAATGCTACGAGAGCGTGACGCTCAACAACCTGCAGCTGGACCAGCTGATGTTCTACCTCGCCGGCCCGGACCTGCAGGCGCAACAGTTGCTGGAGTTGCTGATGCAGCACAGCGTCGGGATGGTTTGCCAAACGGTGGAAGCGCAGCCGCAACGGCGCGTGCTGGCGCTGGACGGGCTGCGGCAGGAAGGCTTCGCCGCCGATCAGGCGCTGCTGCCCAACGATCTGCGCAATTTCGAAGGCTATCGCCTGCTGCAGGAATATTTCGCCTTTCCGGCACGCTTTCAGTTCTTTAGCGTCAGCGGCATAAAACCGTTGCTGCAGAGCGTACGCGAAGGCAAAAAGGCGCTGCGTCAGTTCGAGATCCTGGTGCTGCTGGATCGGCAGGATGCGGCGCTGGAGCGCGTGATCGACGTCGCCCATTTGGCGCTGCACTGCACGCCGGTGATCAACCTGTTCCCCAAGGTCGCCGAACGCATCAAGGTCAGTGAAAAAAGCCATGAATATCACCTGGTGGTCGACAACATTCGGCCGCTGGATTACGAGGTATTCTCGGTGCAGCGGCTCGGCGGCAGCGCCAGCGAAAAACGCTACGAACAGGAATTCCGGCCGTTCTACAGCACCCTAAGCGCCGACGACGGCAACTACGGCGCCTATTTCTCGCTGCGCCGCGAACAGCGCACGCTGTCCGAACACGCCCGCCGCTACGGCACCCGCACCGGCTATGTCGGCTCAGAGGTGTTCGTTTCGCTGGTGGACGAACGCCAGTCGCCGTGGCACAGCGATCTGAAATACCTGACGGCCGACGTGCTGTGCACCAGCCGTGACCTGCCGCTGATGCTGTTGCAGCAGGATCAGGGCAATTTCGTGATGCCGGATTCGATCCCGATCAAACAGGTGACGCTGAAAAAGGGCCCCACGCCGCCGCGCCCGGCGCTGGCCGAGGGGATGATCACCTGGCGGTTGATCAGCCAGCTGCAGCTCAACTACCTCAGCATGATGGACGGCGATCCGCAACAGGGCGCCGCCAGCCTGCGCCAGCTGCTCGGGCTGTACGGCAATCTGAGCGAGCCGGCGGTGGCCAAGCAGATCCAGGGCGTGCGCCACTGCAATCTGCGCCCGGTCTATCGCCGGGTGCCGGAGCCCGGGCCTATCGTATTTGCCCGCGGCATCGCCATCGATCTGACCGTCGATGAGCAGGCGTTCTCCGGCAGCAGCCCTTACCTGCTCGGCAGCGTGCTGGAACGGCTGTTTTCCCGGCTGGTGGCGATGAACACCTTTACCGAAGTGACGCTTTCCAGCCAGCAGCGCGGCGAGATCGCCCACTGGCAGGCGCGCATGGGCAAAAGGACGCTGATATGA
- a CDS encoding type VI secretion system-associated protein — protein MKYWMPGLVALMAIPAAQAANYRLVYSPSQKLEVFIDGVKNSQPESWCGKTIPLRIVSAQSKDPAVLNDFLPRVGNLLEKQCAKASQLPWTLTDKRGEKLASGEAGKAHGWKPGHKQAAVDPIEPPQPVIPAAVDVTSPLADPAPAQRFDLPQGCHFRTYWNGEANGSALFIPSGAALRCGDDGWLNGSSSAQLQQNGQTATPALWFHQGYPLMNLSVGDRPLKVASANAQRLVLGANPQAPGSFLLLPFEPQLHAWSFSGVVIVEMPRVDAADADKVKQRVQQAQTAWQPLLGASAPLTFKLVEKLAADRADPASGSYLAVNGATH, from the coding sequence ATGAAATACTGGATGCCAGGGCTTGTCGCCCTGATGGCGATACCGGCCGCCCAGGCGGCGAATTATCGTCTGGTGTACTCCCCCAGCCAGAAGCTGGAAGTGTTTATCGACGGCGTCAAAAACAGCCAGCCGGAAAGCTGGTGCGGCAAAACCATTCCGCTGCGCATCGTCTCGGCGCAGAGCAAAGATCCCGCCGTGCTGAACGACTTTTTGCCGCGCGTCGGCAACCTGTTGGAGAAGCAATGCGCCAAGGCCAGCCAACTGCCCTGGACGCTGACCGACAAGCGCGGCGAAAAGCTGGCCTCCGGCGAAGCCGGCAAGGCGCACGGCTGGAAACCGGGGCACAAGCAGGCTGCCGTCGACCCCATCGAGCCGCCGCAGCCGGTAATCCCCGCCGCCGTGGACGTCACCTCGCCGCTGGCCGATCCTGCGCCGGCCCAGCGTTTCGACCTGCCGCAGGGCTGCCATTTCCGCACCTATTGGAACGGCGAAGCTAATGGCAGCGCGCTGTTTATCCCGAGTGGCGCGGCGCTGCGCTGCGGCGACGACGGCTGGTTGAACGGCAGCAGCAGCGCCCAGCTGCAGCAAAATGGCCAAACCGCAACGCCGGCGCTGTGGTTCCATCAGGGTTATCCGCTGATGAACCTCAGCGTCGGCGATCGCCCGCTGAAGGTGGCCAGCGCCAATGCCCAACGGCTGGTGCTGGGCGCCAACCCGCAGGCGCCGGGCAGCTTCCTGCTGTTGCCGTTCGAGCCGCAATTGCACGCCTGGTCGTTCAGCGGCGTAGTGATCGTCGAAATGCCGCGCGTGGACGCCGCCGATGCCGACAAAGTTAAACAGCGCGTGCAGCAGGCGCAGACCGCCTGGCAGCCGCTGCTGGGCGCCTCGGCACCGCTGACCTTCAAACTGGTGGAAAAGTTGGCCGCCGATCGGGCCGATCCCGCCAGCGGCAGCTACCTGGCGGTTAACGGCGCCACTCACTGA